One Natronococcus sp. CG52 DNA window includes the following coding sequences:
- a CDS encoding NAD(P)-dependent oxidoreductase: MGNKHCLLCGDPQQPSEYMYESMSFLEGQGVTFERTDWHSDSSASKFRDVTMDMEERGPNDYDASEIVSNLDGVEYLVVHKAPVSQAVFEAGDDLEVVGAARGGVENIDLEAAEKHDVTVLHAPGRNANAVSDYAVSFACSVHRRIPYFVETTNHGEWALEFNPENLPRDLKSLTIGIIGFGNIGRQVAKRWAGFGPDIVAYDPFVDDEVFADHGVSSASLDKLLGGADIVTLHARLSKDTKNLLSEAEFSQMKETGLLVNTARGGLVDTDAIVDALESGEIGGAALDVFDEEPLPESHPLLDIENAWLSPHTAGSTRDAVLNGSKIIASDLELLLAGEEPQHRFV, from the coding sequence ATGGGAAATAAACACTGTCTCCTGTGCGGCGATCCACAGCAGCCGAGTGAATATATGTACGAGTCGATGTCCTTCCTCGAAGGACAGGGTGTAACGTTCGAACGGACTGACTGGCACAGCGATTCGTCCGCGTCCAAGTTCCGCGATGTGACGATGGATATGGAAGAACGCGGTCCAAACGACTACGATGCAAGCGAGATCGTCTCGAATCTTGACGGTGTCGAGTACCTTGTAGTACACAAAGCGCCGGTCTCTCAAGCAGTCTTCGAGGCGGGAGATGATCTGGAAGTCGTCGGCGCTGCCCGCGGTGGAGTCGAAAACATCGACCTCGAAGCGGCAGAGAAACACGACGTGACGGTCCTTCATGCCCCAGGTCGAAACGCAAACGCCGTCTCAGATTACGCCGTCTCGTTCGCCTGTTCTGTTCACCGACGAATTCCCTACTTCGTCGAAACCACGAACCACGGTGAGTGGGCCTTAGAGTTCAATCCGGAGAACCTCCCGCGAGACCTCAAGAGTCTTACTATCGGCATCATTGGATTTGGAAACATCGGTCGGCAGGTTGCAAAACGCTGGGCTGGATTTGGCCCGGATATCGTTGCATATGATCCGTTCGTCGACGACGAAGTTTTTGCAGATCACGGCGTCTCGTCCGCGTCACTCGACAAATTGCTTGGTGGGGCTGATATCGTAACGCTTCACGCTCGGCTCTCCAAGGATACGAAGAACTTGCTCAGCGAAGCTGAATTCAGCCAAATGAAAGAAACCGGCTTACTGGTGAATACTGCTCGAGGCGGGCTGGTCGACACCGATGCAATAGTTGATGCCCTCGAATCGGGAGAGATCGGTGGGGCTGCACTTGACGTGTTCGACGAGGAACCGCTCCCCGAATCCCATCCGCTGTTGGACATCGAGAACGCGTGGCTCTCTCCACACACGGCCGGATCCACTCGCGATGCGGTCCTCAACGGATCGAAGATTATCGCCAGCGACCTGGAGTTGCTGCTCGCAGGAGAGGAACCACAACATCGCTTCGTCTAA
- a CDS encoding FGGY-family carbohydrate kinase, which yields MSSEHKQTECILGIDAGLTKTKSVLFTPDGEELAVADRKTPVTHPAPNQHEVELETLWDVTTTTIREVIEDGPVHSDNITGIGVAGHGHGLYALDTERNPVRPGIKSTDSRATDLMDQWETDGTAETIDRRLGYRPFAADPLSLLAWLKKHEPQSYERIHHLLFCKDYLKYRLTETICTDEMEASVFYDPQSESYDQGVFEALGLEECIEALPAVVPSWESCGEVSSQATRETGLPEGIPVASGLHDIGATALGVGAHRARQCVLILGTWGQSIVIREEPTTSEDCSSGLDRRFLEDHWISYKGNRSATACLDWFLDEAGHEWRERASAEGVNLYELSNQIVTETPPGAEGLLFYPYLEGSTDNPSDRGGFYGLTTDHTKAHMLRSIYEGVALAQSLNLVNLIGPTGIDEIRLGGGGARSEIWSGIFANCLDENVLIPAGEEAGARGAAISAAIAVGTHSDHTTAVEHMVDLARRHEPDPELVSLYEQHKPIFEDSIRSLRQIWQQLS from the coding sequence ATGAGTTCCGAGCACAAACAAACCGAGTGTATCCTTGGTATCGACGCCGGCTTGACAAAAACGAAATCGGTGCTGTTCACCCCAGACGGAGAGGAGCTGGCGGTGGCAGACCGGAAAACACCAGTTACCCATCCCGCTCCGAATCAGCACGAAGTCGAACTCGAAACCCTATGGGATGTGACGACGACGACAATTCGCGAAGTGATCGAAGACGGACCTGTTCACTCTGACAACATCACTGGAATCGGCGTTGCTGGACACGGACACGGACTGTACGCACTTGACACCGAGCGAAACCCCGTCCGCCCCGGTATCAAATCTACCGACAGTCGGGCAACGGACCTCATGGACCAGTGGGAAACCGACGGAACCGCCGAAACGATCGACCGGCGGCTCGGGTACCGGCCCTTCGCAGCGGATCCACTGTCGCTCCTGGCGTGGCTCAAAAAACACGAACCGCAGTCATATGAGCGGATCCACCACCTGTTGTTCTGTAAGGATTACCTCAAGTACCGCCTGACTGAAACGATCTGTACGGACGAAATGGAAGCCAGCGTTTTCTACGACCCGCAATCGGAATCGTACGATCAGGGGGTATTCGAGGCACTCGGTCTCGAGGAGTGCATCGAAGCGCTTCCGGCCGTCGTTCCCAGTTGGGAATCGTGCGGGGAAGTGTCGTCGCAAGCGACCCGTGAGACTGGACTTCCTGAGGGGATCCCCGTCGCATCCGGATTACATGATATCGGCGCGACCGCACTCGGGGTCGGCGCGCACAGAGCACGACAATGCGTGCTTATTCTCGGAACGTGGGGTCAGAGTATCGTCATCCGTGAGGAACCGACGACCTCCGAAGACTGCAGTTCAGGGCTCGATCGGCGCTTTCTTGAAGACCACTGGATCTCGTATAAGGGGAACCGATCGGCAACGGCGTGTCTGGACTGGTTCCTCGACGAAGCTGGCCACGAATGGCGCGAACGAGCGTCGGCTGAGGGGGTGAACCTGTACGAACTAAGTAACCAGATTGTCACCGAAACCCCGCCAGGTGCGGAAGGGCTCCTCTTTTATCCATACCTCGAAGGATCAACCGACAATCCGTCTGACCGCGGTGGCTTTTACGGGTTAACGACGGACCATACGAAAGCACATATGCTCCGTTCGATCTACGAGGGAGTTGCGTTAGCACAAAGTTTGAATCTGGTAAATCTGATAGGGCCGACCGGTATTGACGAAATTCGATTGGGAGGTGGTGGCGCACGAAGCGAGATCTGGAGCGGGATCTTCGCGAACTGTCTCGACGAAAACGTCCTCATTCCGGCCGGAGAAGAAGCCGGTGCGCGCGGCGCGGCGATCAGCGCTGCTATCGCGGTTGGTACCCACTCGGACCACACCACAGCGGTTGAGCATATGGTCGACCTTGCTCGTCGACACGAACCGGATCCTGAACTGGTGTCCCTGTACGAGCAACACAAACCCATCTTCGAAGATTCAATTCGATCGCTACGCCAGATATGGCAACAATTAAGTTAG
- the fba gene encoding class II fructose-bisphosphate aldolase, giving the protein MPYKRGEALADVYRRAKEGNYGFIASNITHLDILVGQLMGAEQANSDIVLQVKRDTAEYVGNGDATAGLRIIETYLEELAKDIDVGVFLNVDHIDVEDAAMLDASITASNPSSIMIDASEYPLEENIQRTATVVDCIDERDEPILVEAELGVIAGTESGETTEEALYTDPEEAVEFVDRSGCDLLAVSIGTEHGVSKGHNLDLRVDLAAEINEALQDHGLDIPLVVHGSSGLTPDQVSELMKTGVCKLNTNTRFQYEHARTACEFYQEHTDSIVPPEDTADDRATFFADSKWSPRKSDFNPQVVGELVRERIADVYNEIATTSGSAQNSVYK; this is encoded by the coding sequence ATGCCATACAAACGAGGTGAAGCTCTTGCTGACGTCTATAGAAGAGCGAAGGAAGGGAACTACGGGTTTATCGCCAGCAATATCACTCATCTAGATATATTGGTCGGGCAGCTGATGGGTGCAGAGCAAGCGAACTCGGACATTGTTTTGCAAGTAAAACGCGACACCGCCGAATACGTCGGAAATGGGGACGCGACGGCAGGACTCAGAATTATCGAGACGTATTTAGAGGAACTTGCCAAAGATATCGACGTTGGGGTCTTTCTGAACGTCGATCACATTGACGTGGAAGATGCGGCGATGCTTGACGCGTCGATTACGGCGAGTAATCCGTCGTCAATAATGATCGACGCATCCGAGTATCCCCTCGAAGAGAATATCCAACGAACGGCAACGGTCGTCGACTGTATTGACGAGCGAGACGAGCCAATACTCGTCGAGGCAGAACTCGGAGTGATCGCAGGTACGGAAAGCGGTGAAACGACCGAAGAGGCACTGTACACCGATCCAGAAGAAGCCGTCGAGTTTGTCGACCGATCTGGCTGCGATCTCCTCGCCGTGTCCATTGGAACCGAACACGGCGTCTCGAAGGGACATAATCTCGATCTCCGAGTCGACCTCGCAGCCGAAATCAACGAGGCGCTGCAAGATCACGGTCTCGACATACCACTGGTCGTTCACGGATCCTCCGGACTCACCCCCGATCAGGTTTCAGAGCTCATGAAAACGGGGGTTTGCAAGCTTAATACGAACACACGCTTCCAGTACGAACACGCACGCACCGCGTGTGAATTCTACCAAGAGCACACCGATTCGATCGTCCCGCCGGAAGACACGGCGGACGACCGGGCAACGTTTTTCGCGGACAGCAAGTGGTCCCCCCGCAAATCCGATTTCAACCCGCAGGTTGTCGGAGAGCTGGTGCGCGAGCGGATCGCAGACGTATACAATGAAATCGCGACTACTTCCGGAAGTGCACAGAACAGCGTTTACAAATGA